One Curtobacterium sp. MCLR17_032 genomic window carries:
- a CDS encoding DUF2231 domain-containing protein: MDWQLGGLPLHPLLVHLTSVAVPVAALVAITVAVWPAARRWLAVGAPLIGLVALVSVPLATSSGEWLESREKETALLERHTELADGLLPWSIAVFALLVLWWGWHRFGTERITNRGAVRAVAVVGPVLLVVVGVVSLIEVVVIGHAGAVSVWKG, from the coding sequence ATGGACTGGCAACTCGGCGGACTCCCGCTCCACCCCCTCCTGGTCCACCTGACCTCGGTCGCGGTCCCCGTGGCCGCGCTGGTCGCGATCACCGTCGCGGTCTGGCCGGCCGCACGACGGTGGCTGGCGGTCGGCGCACCGCTGATCGGTCTGGTGGCGTTGGTCTCCGTGCCGCTCGCGACGTCGTCGGGCGAGTGGTTGGAGTCACGCGAGAAGGAGACCGCACTGCTCGAGCGGCACACCGAACTCGCCGACGGCCTGCTGCCGTGGTCGATCGCGGTCTTCGCGCTGCTCGTGCTGTGGTGGGGGTGGCACCGCTTCGGCACCGAGCGCATCACGAACCGCGGTGCGGTCCGAGCGGTCGCGGTCGTCGGCCCGGTCCTGCTCGTCGTCGTCGGCGTGGTCTCGCTGATCGAGGTCGTGGTGATCGGGCACGCGGGCGCCGTCTCGGTGTGGAAGGGCTGA
- a CDS encoding response regulator transcription factor, translating into MANILVVEDDPEMGALVAQGLGDEGHVVTVVTDGIAALTAARAEPFDAAAIDVMLPEMSGFEICRRLREMGQDLPVILVTARDAVDDRVFGLDAGADDYLTKPFAIAELNARIRAHLRRRAAGATVLEAADVRLDVVTVRASVRGRDLPLSVKEFSLLRYLIQGSPEARSRREVLDEVWGSADHFDPTIVDQYVSYVRKKLLAAGAGVRIRTVRGVGYALELGTAR; encoded by the coding sequence GTGGCGAACATCCTGGTGGTCGAGGACGACCCGGAGATGGGTGCCCTCGTGGCACAGGGCCTCGGCGACGAAGGGCACGTCGTCACGGTGGTGACCGACGGCATCGCCGCGCTGACCGCCGCACGCGCCGAACCGTTCGACGCCGCGGCCATCGACGTGATGCTGCCCGAGATGTCGGGGTTCGAGATCTGCCGGCGGCTCCGCGAGATGGGACAGGACCTGCCGGTGATCCTCGTCACCGCCCGGGACGCCGTCGACGACCGGGTCTTCGGACTCGACGCCGGTGCGGACGACTACCTCACGAAGCCCTTCGCGATCGCCGAGCTGAACGCCCGCATCCGTGCCCACCTGCGTCGCCGTGCCGCCGGGGCCACGGTCCTCGAGGCCGCCGACGTCCGGCTCGACGTCGTCACCGTCCGGGCCAGCGTCCGTGGCCGGGACCTGCCGTTGAGCGTCAAGGAGTTCTCGCTCCTCCGGTACCTCATCCAGGGCTCGCCCGAGGCCCGCAGCCGCCGTGAGGTGCTCGACGAGGTCTGGGGGAGCGCCGACCACTTCGACCCCACGATCGTCGACCAGTACGTCAGCTACGTCCGCAAGAAGCTGCTCGCGGCCGGTGCCGGGGTGCGCATCAGGACCGTCCGCGGTGTCGGGTACGCGCTCGAGCTCGGGACCGCCAGGTGA